One window of Burkholderia thailandensis E264 genomic DNA carries:
- the iolG gene encoding inositol 2-dehydrogenase: MTNAVPTIDVAVFGAGRIGRIHAGNLARRPGVRLKYVVDVSRDAAAALAAQHGAQVADVDGALGDASIGASVICSSTDTHADLICGSARAGKHVFCEKPVDLTLARARACEAAVAQAGVVCMIGFQRRFDPTFEALKRRVDAGEIGTPEMLVVTSRDPGAPPVDYIKHSGGIFKDMLIHDFDIFRWILDDEADTLHATGSCLTDPAIAEAGDIDSTAVTIRTKRGRLCQINTSRRAAYGYDQRFEVLGSAGMLQAGNVRPTEVAGYSAQAVSTDLPEAFFLERYRAAYAREIEHFFASVTNGEPVRTTVADGVKALALAEAATLSWREARAVKLGEPAA; encoded by the coding sequence ATGACTAACGCAGTACCGACGATCGACGTCGCCGTGTTCGGCGCCGGGCGCATCGGCCGCATTCATGCGGGCAATCTCGCGCGCCGGCCCGGCGTGCGCCTGAAGTACGTGGTCGACGTGAGCCGCGACGCGGCGGCCGCGCTCGCCGCGCAGCACGGCGCGCAGGTTGCCGACGTCGACGGCGCGCTCGGCGACGCGTCGATCGGCGCATCGGTGATCTGCTCGAGCACCGACACGCACGCCGACCTGATCTGCGGTTCCGCGCGCGCGGGCAAGCACGTGTTCTGCGAGAAGCCCGTCGACCTGACGCTCGCGCGGGCTCGCGCGTGCGAGGCGGCCGTCGCGCAGGCGGGCGTCGTCTGCATGATCGGCTTCCAGCGCCGCTTCGATCCGACGTTCGAGGCGCTCAAGCGCCGCGTCGACGCGGGCGAGATCGGCACGCCGGAGATGCTCGTCGTGACGAGCCGCGATCCGGGCGCGCCGCCTGTCGACTACATCAAGCATTCGGGCGGTATCTTCAAGGACATGCTGATCCACGATTTCGACATCTTCCGCTGGATACTCGACGACGAGGCCGACACGCTGCACGCGACGGGCAGCTGCCTCACCGACCCGGCGATCGCGGAGGCGGGCGACATCGATTCGACCGCGGTCACGATCCGCACGAAGCGCGGCCGGCTCTGCCAGATCAACACGTCGCGCCGCGCCGCGTACGGCTACGACCAGCGTTTCGAAGTGCTCGGCAGCGCCGGGATGCTGCAGGCGGGCAACGTGCGCCCGACCGAGGTGGCGGGCTATTCGGCGCAGGCGGTGTCGACGGATCTGCCCGAGGCGTTCTTCCTCGAGCGCTATCGCGCCGCGTACGCGCGCGAGATCGAGCATTTCTTCGCGTCGGTGACGAACGGCGAGCCGGTGCGCACGACGGTCGCCGACGGCGTGAAGGCGCTCGCGCTCGCCGAGGCGGCGACGCTGTCGTGGCGCGAGGCCCGCGCGGTGAAGCTCGGCGAGCCGGCGGCCTGA
- a CDS encoding MurR/RpiR family transcriptional regulator has translation MDDTTPPETPAVDDLLQRIADAFDTLPRQLKRIASYIDEHRSSVMMDRTSDIAERCGVHPSAVVRFAQRFGFSGFSDLQAVFKDAYTGQNPTVQSYQQRIRSLIDGKSGPMTGGAVARQFIDASRAGLDELAAGLDDDQFDAAVTMLERAENIYVVGVRRSFPVASYIVYALQHTAKRVHLVSGLGGMYREQVRSVKKGDVVIAISFAPYGKETQYCLRAARHNHAQTLVITDSRLSPLARDASAHLLVKEGSAFAFRSLTSTICLCQALFIALAYRLELNVEEVKDIGGYDD, from the coding sequence ATGGACGACACGACCCCCCCGGAGACGCCCGCCGTCGACGACCTGCTGCAGCGGATCGCCGACGCTTTCGACACGCTGCCGCGCCAGTTGAAGCGCATCGCGTCGTATATCGACGAGCACCGCTCGAGCGTGATGATGGACCGCACGAGCGACATCGCCGAGCGCTGCGGCGTGCATCCGTCCGCCGTCGTGCGCTTCGCGCAGCGCTTCGGCTTTTCGGGGTTTTCCGATCTGCAGGCGGTGTTCAAGGATGCGTACACGGGCCAGAACCCGACCGTGCAGAGCTACCAGCAGCGCATCCGCAGCCTGATCGACGGCAAATCGGGCCCGATGACGGGCGGCGCGGTCGCGCGGCAGTTCATCGACGCATCGCGCGCGGGGCTCGACGAGCTTGCCGCGGGCCTCGACGACGACCAGTTCGACGCGGCCGTCACGATGCTCGAGCGCGCGGAGAACATCTACGTGGTCGGCGTGCGCCGCTCGTTCCCGGTCGCGAGCTACATCGTCTATGCGCTGCAGCATACGGCCAAGCGCGTGCACCTCGTGTCCGGCCTCGGCGGGATGTATCGCGAGCAGGTCCGCAGCGTGAAGAAGGGCGACGTCGTGATCGCGATCAGCTTCGCGCCGTACGGCAAGGAAACGCAGTACTGCCTGCGCGCCGCGCGCCATAACCATGCGCAGACGCTCGTCATCACCGACAGCCGTCTGTCGCCGCTCGCGCGCGACGCGAGCGCCCATTTGCTCGTGAAGGAGGGCAGCGCATTCGCGTTTCGTTCGCTCACGAGCACGATCTGCCTGTGCCAGGCGCTCTTCATCGCGCTCGCGTACCGGCTGGAGTTGAACGTGGAAGAAGTCAAGGACATTGGAGGATACGATGACTAA
- a CDS encoding sugar ABC transporter substrate-binding protein: protein MRLCTGKAVLRACVAAIAVAAGVGGAAPAAQAAGARFALISHAPDSDSWWNTIKNAIKQADEDFDVTTDYRNPPNGDIADMARLIEQSAARDYDGVITTIADYDVLKNSLKKVTAKKIPLVTINSGTEEQSAQLGAIMHVGQPEYVAGHAAGEKAKAAGVKSFLCVNHIATNSVSFDRCRGFADAIGADYKSSTIDSGQDPTEIQSKVSAYLRNHPNTQAILTLGPVPAAATLKAVQQMGLTNKLFFATFDFSDDIAKAIQSGAIKFAIDQQPYLQGYIPVAVLAIAKQNKTTDPVKIRQILEANPKFQARLATYGLQPSYGPKNIRSGPGFITKENLDKVIKYAGQYR from the coding sequence ATGAGACTTTGCACTGGCAAGGCCGTCCTGCGCGCGTGCGTCGCCGCGATCGCCGTCGCGGCGGGCGTGGGCGGCGCGGCCCCGGCAGCCCAGGCGGCGGGCGCGCGCTTCGCGCTCATCAGCCACGCGCCCGATTCCGATTCGTGGTGGAACACGATCAAGAACGCGATCAAGCAGGCGGACGAGGACTTCGACGTCACGACCGACTACCGCAATCCGCCGAACGGCGACATCGCCGACATGGCGCGCCTGATCGAGCAGTCGGCCGCGCGCGACTACGACGGCGTGATCACGACGATCGCCGATTACGACGTGCTGAAGAATTCGCTGAAGAAGGTCACCGCGAAGAAGATTCCGCTCGTAACGATCAACTCCGGCACCGAGGAACAGAGCGCGCAACTCGGCGCGATCATGCACGTCGGCCAGCCCGAGTACGTCGCGGGTCACGCGGCGGGCGAGAAGGCGAAGGCGGCCGGCGTGAAGAGCTTCCTCTGCGTGAACCACATCGCGACCAACAGCGTGTCGTTCGACCGCTGCCGCGGCTTCGCCGACGCGATCGGCGCCGACTACAAGAGCTCGACGATCGACTCCGGCCAGGACCCGACCGAGATCCAGTCGAAGGTGAGCGCGTACCTGCGCAACCACCCGAACACGCAGGCGATCCTCACGCTCGGCCCGGTGCCCGCCGCGGCAACGCTGAAGGCGGTCCAGCAGATGGGCCTCACGAACAAGCTGTTCTTCGCGACGTTCGATTTCTCCGACGACATCGCGAAGGCGATCCAGAGCGGCGCGATCAAGTTCGCGATCGACCAGCAGCCGTACCTGCAGGGCTACATCCCGGTGGCCGTGCTCGCGATCGCGAAGCAGAACAAGACCACCGATCCCGTGAAGATCCGCCAGATCCTCGAGGCGAATCCGAAGTTCCAGGCGCGGCTCGCGACATACGGGCTGCAGCCGTCGTACGGGCCGAAGAACATCCGCTCGGGCCCGGGCTTCATCACGAAGGAGAACCTCGACAAGGTGATCAAGTACGCGGGCCAGTACCGCTAA
- a CDS encoding ABC transporter permease codes for MGVVGKHMSAHAHEKPQPGAASDERLRGEAWFQRFLNRPEFAAISGAVLVFAVFAFGAGGSGMFNLDGIMNWSQVAAYLGILAVGACLLMVAGEFDLSIGSMIGFAGMMVAIPTVYFHWPIWLAVLFAFAGSMALGALNGYLVMRTKLPSFIVTLAFLFILRGLTLALSILFADRTIVSGLGDYAHADPVVHFLFQGVAFHELFRWLAHAGVGQLLDNGEPLVPGVPKVLLWWFAVTAIGAFVLAKTRYGNWILASGGDAHAAKNVGVPVRRVKISLFVLTAFCACLFAVLQVADIGSAAADRGLQKEFEAIIAAVIGGTLLTGGYGSVIGAAFGALIFGVVQIGITYTNISSDWFRVFLGVMLLVAVLFNHYVRRRVSQS; via the coding sequence ATGGGTGTAGTCGGCAAGCACATGTCAGCGCACGCACACGAGAAGCCGCAACCGGGCGCGGCGTCCGACGAGCGGCTGCGCGGCGAAGCGTGGTTCCAGCGCTTTCTCAACCGTCCCGAGTTCGCCGCGATTTCCGGCGCCGTGCTCGTGTTCGCGGTGTTCGCGTTCGGCGCGGGCGGCTCCGGGATGTTCAACCTCGACGGCATCATGAACTGGTCGCAGGTCGCGGCCTACCTCGGCATTCTCGCCGTCGGCGCGTGCCTGCTGATGGTCGCGGGCGAGTTCGACCTGTCGATCGGCTCGATGATCGGCTTCGCCGGGATGATGGTCGCGATCCCGACCGTCTACTTCCATTGGCCGATCTGGCTCGCGGTGCTGTTCGCGTTCGCGGGCTCGATGGCGCTCGGCGCGCTCAACGGCTATCTCGTGATGCGCACGAAGCTGCCGTCGTTCATCGTCACGCTCGCGTTCCTGTTCATCCTGCGGGGCCTGACGCTCGCGCTGTCCATCCTGTTCGCCGACCGCACCATCGTCTCGGGCCTCGGCGACTACGCGCACGCCGATCCCGTCGTGCACTTCCTGTTCCAGGGCGTCGCGTTCCACGAGCTGTTCCGCTGGCTCGCGCACGCCGGCGTTGGCCAGTTGCTCGACAACGGCGAGCCGCTCGTGCCGGGCGTGCCGAAGGTGCTGCTGTGGTGGTTCGCCGTCACCGCGATCGGCGCGTTCGTGCTCGCGAAGACGCGCTACGGCAACTGGATCCTCGCCTCGGGCGGCGACGCGCACGCGGCGAAGAACGTCGGCGTGCCGGTGCGCCGCGTGAAGATCTCGCTGTTCGTGCTGACCGCGTTCTGCGCGTGCCTGTTCGCCGTGCTGCAGGTGGCCGACATCGGCTCGGCCGCAGCCGACCGCGGGCTGCAGAAGGAATTCGAGGCGATCATCGCCGCGGTGATCGGCGGCACGCTGCTCACGGGCGGCTACGGCTCGGTGATCGGCGCCGCGTTCGGCGCGCTGATCTTCGGCGTCGTGCAGATCGGCATCACCTACACGAACATCAGCTCGGACTGGTTCCGCGTGTTCCTCGGCGTGATGCTGCTCGTCGCCGTGCTGTTCAACCACTACGTGCGCCGCCGCGTGTCGCAGTCGTAA
- a CDS encoding ATP-binding cassette domain-containing protein has product MSTPASNDTILALENVSKYFGKVIALSGVTLRVKRGEVHCLLGDNGAGKSTLIKTLAGVHQPSEGQYLVDGKPVLFDSPKDALDLGIATVYQDLALVPLLSVARNFFMGREPQKKLFGLFNVMDLDSSAQIARAKLAEMGINVRDAHQPIGTMSGGERQCLAIARAIHFGARVLILDEPTAALGVKQSFNVLKLIHTARAKGISVIFITHNVHHAYPIGDSFTLLNRGRSLGTFTKDTISKNEVLDMMAGGAEMQKMIAELDGATI; this is encoded by the coding sequence ATGTCCACGCCAGCATCCAACGATACGATTCTCGCGCTCGAGAACGTCAGCAAGTATTTCGGCAAGGTGATCGCGCTGTCCGGCGTCACGCTGCGCGTCAAGCGCGGCGAGGTGCATTGCCTGCTCGGCGACAACGGCGCCGGCAAGTCCACGCTCATCAAGACGCTCGCGGGCGTGCACCAGCCGTCCGAAGGGCAGTACCTCGTCGACGGCAAGCCGGTGCTGTTCGATTCGCCGAAGGACGCGCTCGACCTCGGCATCGCGACCGTCTATCAGGACCTCGCGCTCGTGCCGCTCCTGTCCGTCGCGCGCAATTTCTTCATGGGCCGCGAGCCGCAGAAAAAGCTGTTCGGCCTCTTCAACGTGATGGACCTCGATTCGAGCGCGCAGATCGCCCGCGCGAAGCTCGCGGAGATGGGCATCAACGTGCGCGACGCGCACCAGCCGATCGGCACGATGTCGGGCGGCGAGCGCCAGTGCCTCGCGATCGCGCGCGCGATCCATTTCGGCGCGCGCGTGCTGATCCTCGACGAGCCGACCGCCGCGCTCGGCGTCAAGCAGAGCTTCAACGTGCTCAAGCTGATCCACACCGCGCGCGCGAAGGGGATCTCGGTGATCTTCATCACGCACAACGTGCACCACGCGTACCCGATCGGCGATTCGTTCACGCTGCTCAACCGCGGCCGCTCGCTCGGCACGTTCACGAAGGACACGATCAGCAAGAACGAGGTGCTCGACATGATGGCGGGCGGCGCCGAGATGCAGAAGATGATCGCCGAACTCGACGGCGCGACCATTTGA
- the iolC gene encoding bifunctional 5-dehydro-2-deoxygluconokinase/5-dehydro-2-deoxyphosphogluconate aldolase: MTSPTLSFAQNRPLDVICIGRVAVDLYAQQIGARLEDASSFAKYLGGSSGNIAFGCARLGLKSAMLSRVGHDHMGRFVRETLAREGCDTSRLRTDAERLTALVLLGLKDRDTFPLIFHRENCADMALDEDDFDEAFIASSKALLITGTHFSTEQVMRASRRALDYARRNQVRTVLDIDYRPVLWGLTGKADGETRFIANEGVTAHLQRILPLFDVVIGTEEEFRIAGGKDALLDALAMVRAVTSAALVVKRGPLGCSIVDGDVPATLDALPVIGGVEVDVMNVLGAGDAFASGFLSQWLRGRPFAEAARAANACGALVVSRHGCAPAMPTPAELAYFLAEAKRDPARMRRPDLDATLARLHRVTPARTPRDEVLGFAFDHRNQFFELARQTGASVARIDALKRLFVEAVAQTEAQLGLAGRIGVLIDDRYGQDALNDATGRGWWIGRPVELPGSLPLEFDHGRSIGTTLVSWPQEHVAKCLVQYHPDEAAEPRIEQETQLRALYDAVQASGHELLLEVIPPRRADLPQAADTVYRALKRLYNLGIYPEWWKLAPLDAAQWQAIDALVAERDPYCRGVVLLGLSASVDELVDGFRAAAASATCRGFTVGRTIFHEPSRAWLAGEIGDAELVARVRQTFETLIGAWRAARADTRAQGRHAAAAPRVAA, from the coding sequence ATGACTTCCCCTACTCTCTCCTTTGCGCAGAACCGCCCGCTCGACGTGATCTGCATCGGCCGCGTCGCCGTCGATCTGTACGCGCAGCAGATCGGCGCACGGCTCGAGGACGCGTCGAGCTTCGCGAAATATCTCGGCGGCTCGTCGGGCAACATCGCGTTCGGCTGCGCGCGGCTCGGCCTGAAATCGGCGATGCTCTCGCGCGTCGGCCACGACCACATGGGCCGCTTCGTGCGCGAGACGCTCGCGCGCGAAGGCTGCGACACGAGCCGCCTGCGCACCGACGCCGAGCGCCTGACCGCGCTCGTGCTGCTCGGCCTGAAGGACCGCGACACGTTTCCGCTCATCTTCCATCGCGAGAACTGCGCGGACATGGCGCTCGACGAGGACGATTTCGACGAGGCGTTCATCGCGTCGTCGAAGGCGCTCCTCATCACCGGCACGCACTTCTCGACCGAGCAGGTGATGCGCGCGAGCCGCCGCGCGCTCGACTACGCGCGCCGCAACCAGGTGCGCACCGTGCTCGACATCGACTATCGCCCCGTGCTGTGGGGGCTGACCGGCAAGGCCGACGGCGAGACGCGCTTCATCGCGAACGAAGGCGTGACCGCGCACCTGCAGCGGATTCTGCCGCTCTTCGACGTCGTGATCGGCACCGAGGAGGAATTCCGCATCGCGGGCGGCAAGGACGCGCTCCTCGACGCGCTCGCGATGGTGCGCGCGGTGACGAGCGCCGCGCTCGTCGTCAAGCGCGGGCCGCTCGGCTGCTCGATCGTCGACGGCGACGTGCCCGCGACGCTCGACGCGCTGCCCGTCATCGGCGGCGTCGAAGTCGACGTGATGAACGTGCTCGGCGCGGGCGACGCGTTCGCGTCGGGCTTCCTGTCGCAGTGGCTGCGCGGGCGCCCGTTCGCCGAGGCGGCGCGCGCGGCGAACGCGTGCGGCGCGCTCGTCGTGTCGCGGCACGGCTGCGCGCCCGCGATGCCGACGCCCGCCGAGCTCGCGTATTTCCTCGCCGAGGCGAAGCGCGATCCCGCGCGGATGCGCCGCCCCGACCTCGACGCGACGCTCGCGCGGCTGCATCGCGTGACGCCCGCGCGCACGCCGCGCGACGAGGTGCTCGGCTTCGCGTTCGATCACCGCAACCAGTTCTTCGAACTCGCGCGGCAAACGGGCGCGAGCGTCGCGCGCATCGATGCGCTGAAGCGCCTGTTCGTCGAGGCGGTCGCGCAAACGGAGGCGCAGCTCGGGCTCGCGGGCCGCATCGGCGTGCTGATCGACGACCGCTACGGCCAGGACGCGCTCAACGACGCGACGGGCCGCGGCTGGTGGATCGGCCGCCCGGTCGAGCTGCCCGGCTCGCTGCCGCTCGAATTCGATCACGGCCGCTCGATCGGCACGACGCTCGTGTCGTGGCCGCAGGAGCACGTCGCGAAGTGCCTCGTCCAATACCACCCGGACGAGGCCGCCGAGCCGCGAATCGAGCAGGAAACGCAACTGCGCGCGCTGTACGACGCGGTGCAGGCGAGCGGCCACGAACTGCTGCTCGAAGTGATTCCGCCGCGCCGCGCGGATCTGCCGCAGGCGGCCGACACCGTGTACCGCGCGCTCAAGCGCCTGTACAACCTCGGCATCTATCCGGAATGGTGGAAGCTCGCGCCGCTCGACGCCGCGCAATGGCAGGCGATCGACGCGCTCGTCGCCGAACGCGATCCGTACTGCCGCGGCGTCGTGCTGCTCGGCCTGTCGGCGAGCGTCGACGAGCTCGTCGACGGCTTCAGGGCGGCGGCCGCGTCCGCGACGTGCCGCGGCTTCACGGTCGGCCGCACGATCTTCCACGAGCCGAGCCGCGCATGGCTCGCGGGCGAGATCGGCGACGCCGAACTCGTCGCGCGCGTGCGGCAGACGTTCGAGACGCTGATCGGCGCGTGGCGCGCGGCGCGCGCCGACACCCGCGCGCAGGGCCGGCATGCGGCCGCCGCGCCGCGCGTGGCCGCCTAG